The genomic window CCAAAGCCGCCTGCACCGCCGCCATAGCTAGGATCTGTTCCAGCATGTCCATACTGATCATAGGCTGCTTTCTTCTGAGGGTCACTTAAGACCTCATAAGCTTCTGTCAGTTCCTTGAACTTCGTCTCAGCATCTGCATCCTTATTGATATCTGGATGGTATTTTTTGGAAAGCTTCCGATAAGCTTTTTTTATTTCATCATCTGAAGCACCTTTAGATAACCCCAGCACTTCATAGTAATCTCTCTTTGTAGCCATTGGCTTCCCTCCAACTTGTAATTCCATTAAGACTGAATCACTTGCTTCAATCTTTTTTGTCCTTTGAATGAACATTGTTCCAAAAGCAACATCTTACAACAAAAGTATCGTTGTAATCATAACACAATTCAGGTAAAACCTAAATACATTTATGTAAAAAACAAGGTCAAGAACCTCTTAAGGTCGCTTTTTATTCACTGATCAAGCCATACTGCATGACAAGAAAATGACGGGACAGAAGCAGCTATTACACTTCTGTCCCGCCCACTTTCCTAATCAGGACTTGTTCCTTTTTTAGGAATTAGTCTTCGTCTTTTTCGACTTCTTCAAAGTCAGCATCTACGACATCATCAGCTCCGCCTTGTGCTGCTTCAGGATTTTCTTGTGCTTGCTGCTGTGCTGCTTGTTCGTAAAGTTTTACAGAAAGGTTTTGAACGATTTCGTTCAATGCGTCACGTTTCGTCTTCATCAGCTCGATATCATTTGCTTCAACAGCGGCTTTCAATTCATCACGTGCTTCTTCTGCTTTTGTCACGTCTTCAGCATCTACTTTTCCTTCAAGCTCTTTCAATGTTTTATCAACAGTGAACAACAATGCATCTACGTCATTGCGAAGGTCAACTTCTTCTTTACGTTGTTTATCTGCTTCAGCATTTGCTTCCGCATCTTTAACCATGCGTTCGATCTCCTCATCAGATAAACCTGAAGATGATTTGATTGTGATTGTTTGTTCCTTTTGAGTACCTAAATCTTTAGCACGTACGTTTACAATACCGTTTTTATCGATATCGAAGCTTACTTCGATTTGAGGTACGCCACGTGGTGCTGGCGGAATATCTGTTAATTGGAATCTTCCTAATGTTTTATTGTCTGCTGCCATAGGACGTTCCCCTTGCAGGACATGGATATCTACTGCCGGCTGGTTATCCGCTGCTGTAGAGAATACTTGAGATTTACTTGTTGGGATTGTTGTATTACGATCGATCAATTTAGTAAAGACACTACCCATTGTTTCGATACCAAGTGATAATGGTGTTACGTCCAATAGTACAACGTCTTTCACATCACCTGTGATAACGCCCCCTTGGATTGCCGCACCCATTGCTACAACTTCATCCGGGTTTACTGATTTGTTTGGTTCTTTGTTTGTTTCCTTACGTACTGCTTCAACAACAGCAGGAATACGTGTAGAACCACCAACTAGGATTACTTCATCGATATCAGAAGCATTCAAATCAGCATCTTTCAACGCTTGACGAACTGGAATTTTTGTACGTTCTACAAGATCAGCTGTCAATTCATCAAATTTCGCACGAGTCAAGTTCATTTCTAAATGTAAAGGACCAGCGTCGCCAGCTGTGATAAACGGTAAGCTGATTTGTGTGCTTGTTACACCTGACAAATCTTTTTTCGCTTTTTCAGCAGCATCTTTCAGACGTTGCAAGGCCATCTTATCTTGACCAAGATCAATGCCGTTTTCTTTTTTGAACTCAGCAACCATGTAATCAATGATCTTGTTATCAAAATCATCCCCACCAAGGTTGTTATCGCCTGAAGTAGACAATACATCGAATACGCCGTCTCCTAATTCAAGGATCGATACGTCAAATGTACCACCACCCAAGTCAAATACAAGGATTTTTTCTTCTTTATCTGTTTTGTCTAGCCCATAAGCTAATGCTGCTGCAGTTGGCTCGTTGACGATACGTTCAACTTCCAAACCGGCAATTTTACCAGCATCTTTCGTTGCTTGACGTTGTGCATCATTGAAGTAAGCCGGTACTGTAATAACCGCTTTTTCAACTTTTTCTCCCAGATATTCTTCTGCAAAGCCTTTAAGATATTGTAAAACCATTGCAGAGATTTCTTGAGGTGTATATGTTTTTCCGTCTGCTTCTACTTTATAGCCAGCTTCACCCATGTAACGTTTGATAGATGAAACAGTATGAGGGTTTGTCACTGCCTGACGTTTTGCTACTTCCCCTACTTGAATTTCGCCATTTTTGAATGATACTACTGAAGGAGTTGTACGGTTTCCTTCCGGATTTGCAATAATTTTTGCTTCTCCGCCTTCTAAAACAGCTACTGCTGAGTTTGTTGTACCTAAGTCAATACCGATTATTTTACTCATGTTTATTATCTCCTGTCTTCTTTTTTTATAGTTTGTCTATCTAAATTTCTGCTATAAGCCATTCTATTGTGCTACAACGACCATGCTGGCACGTAAAATACGATCCTGTAATTTGTAGCCCTTTTGCAGAACTTCTACGATCGTATCTGATTCGACACCCTCGCCTGCAGGGACAGTTTGAACTGCCTGATGTAGATTAGGATCAAAAGCTGCACCGACAGCAGGAATTTCTTCAATTCCTTCTTCCTTCAATGCATTCAGCAAATTTTCATGAACCATAGAGATACCTTTTTTCAAGCTAGCTCCTTGTTCATCATCTACTTCGATTGCCATCGCGCGTTCCAAATTATCCATTGCCGGCAAAATCTTCTTCCCTAAATCCTGAGATCTATAGCGAACCAAAAGCTCACGTTCGTTTTTGAAACGATTGCTCATATTAGCGATTTCCGCTCGTGCACGTAAGAATTTATCTTCCATTTCATTCAATTCATTTTTCAGCGTATCCGTTTCTGACAGTGTTTCTGTCTCGTCCACGTTTTCTGTCTGATCCTGAATATCATCTTTTACTTCTTCTTGTTTTTCATTATCCAATCTTGCAACTTCCCTTCTCATTTCGTAGAATCATTTTTATCTTTAAGAATAGCACCAAGGCGTTATCCATCAAGAAATCTATAGTAAGAACCTAACTGTGATGCCAGTTCATTTCTGAATACATCGACCAGACTGAACATTTTAGAATAAGGCATACTGGTTGGTCCCAACAAAGCAATAGTTCCTTTCCCATGTCCGACAACTTCATAGGTTGCTGTGATCATGCTCA from Enterococcus sp. 9E7_DIV0242 includes these protein-coding regions:
- the grpE gene encoding nucleotide exchange factor GrpE; translation: MDNEKQEEVKDDIQDQTENVDETETLSETDTLKNELNEMEDKFLRARAEIANMSNRFKNERELLVRYRSQDLGKKILPAMDNLERAMAIEVDDEQGASLKKGISMVHENLLNALKEEGIEEIPAVGAAFDPNLHQAVQTVPAGEGVESDTIVEVLQKGYKLQDRILRASMVVVAQ
- the dnaK gene encoding molecular chaperone DnaK yields the protein MSKIIGIDLGTTNSAVAVLEGGEAKIIANPEGNRTTPSVVSFKNGEIQVGEVAKRQAVTNPHTVSSIKRYMGEAGYKVEADGKTYTPQEISAMVLQYLKGFAEEYLGEKVEKAVITVPAYFNDAQRQATKDAGKIAGLEVERIVNEPTAAALAYGLDKTDKEEKILVFDLGGGTFDVSILELGDGVFDVLSTSGDNNLGGDDFDNKIIDYMVAEFKKENGIDLGQDKMALQRLKDAAEKAKKDLSGVTSTQISLPFITAGDAGPLHLEMNLTRAKFDELTADLVERTKIPVRQALKDADLNASDIDEVILVGGSTRIPAVVEAVRKETNKEPNKSVNPDEVVAMGAAIQGGVITGDVKDVVLLDVTPLSLGIETMGSVFTKLIDRNTTIPTSKSQVFSTAADNQPAVDIHVLQGERPMAADNKTLGRFQLTDIPPAPRGVPQIEVSFDIDKNGIVNVRAKDLGTQKEQTITIKSSSGLSDEEIERMVKDAEANAEADKQRKEEVDLRNDVDALLFTVDKTLKELEGKVDAEDVTKAEEARDELKAAVEANDIELMKTKRDALNEIVQNLSVKLYEQAAQQQAQENPEAAQGGADDVVDADFEEVEKDED